TGCGGTTCTTACGCCCCTCCTGGTACTGCACGGCCTGCTTAAAGCTGCGCTGCGTGGCTTCCTTGTACACCTTGGCACACTGCACGTTGCCATTGCAGAGCACGGTGTACACGTCGGCTTCTTTACCGCTCTTCAGCCGCTGCAGCACTTCGTCTATCAGGCCGTCATCAACCAGGGGCTGGATTCTGTTTGGGATTTTCATGCGGCTTTATACCCTATTTCAGCCGCTTTTCGTATCCATACCACCGCTGGCGATACTGAAAAAGTTGGCAGAGTTTGCTCATGGCCTGATTTTATCGAAGATCGGCAGAGAAATGCCAGAGTTAACAGAGACAAAAAAGCGTGGTGGGGGGGAGGATTTCGAGGGGTTGTGGCGTGTGGGGAAGGGGGAAGCCGTAAAGAGTGAAAAATGTCACAGTTGTTGAGATGGCCGCCAGGCAGGACAGGATAGTACCTTCGTTTAGCGTCGCCCGCGTAATGGGAGAATGGAACGTATCATCCTGAGGTAGCGCTGAGTTTGCAATCTTCGATAAGCTGGCCGGATTGAAAAGAGAAAACATAATGACGGTTTAAAACATCTTCATTATCCGTAGAAAAGTAAAGTCTCTGTGCATCGATCGGCATTGGCCGCCGGAGTGCAGCACGATCGCCCACATCTCATTCTGTTAACAGGGCAGAGATAAACAGGAGCATGATGCAGCGCACCACGTGCAGTATCCACCTGACCGAAGCCAGATAATGGCTGTACACCGACGCCGCACCGGCGATGGAGCAACTTACGTGCACGGCGCCGGAGCAGTTTGACCATCTGATCGGTCTCCTCACATTTTCATCTTGCCAGGCTTCTGCCGTTGACTGATGGCAGTAAGGGCGGCTTAAGAGAGTTTAAATACTCTCTTAAGCTGAAGGTCGCTCATTCCATGAATCATGAGCCAGTAAATTACCATCTCGGTACAGATGTGTGATCTTCTCATAACACAAGGCAACTTCTTCCATATGCCCCGTACCCGGACAATTCCGGGTATCGTGCATTACCGGACTGACAGAGATCACTTTAACGTTCTCCAGTGTAATTCGGTAATATTCGACTTCCTGCCCGGCATCATTAATATGATAAAATCTGAATTCAGCCGATCTTAAAGTCTGCCCGGTGGCTACTGCTTTGAAAAGATAGGGTGAGGCACTATCCAGCTCTTTAGTAAATTGGAAAGGGGAGTGCTGACGCGTGCCCGTGACTCTCCCTGTTGCAGGATCGGTTGGAATCGTCAGGCAGTGGTATAAGCTCCTTAACTCAATGCTTCCTTCGCGTTCTATTACATCGCACGAACCCCGGATCACGGCTCCGCCATCGTCTGTCAAAAATAAATGTACAGGAACTGCCATATAACTCTCCTTAATTATATTTAATCAAACAACCACTTTCCTGCTTTAGCTGACTCTATAAGCATATTGATAGTAAATGCAGGTACCGACACCGGTTCCGTCTTTCTGAATGGATTAAGAGAAAAGGGGATGTCCGGAAAGTATGTTTGTATGTTGAATTTCCCTTTGTCGACATTGAATTTATTGAAGAAATCGTTCATTAAATCCTCAGCTTCAAGTTCATCGATACTAAGATCGGATTTGAGGTCGGTATCGCGATTTAACTCAACCTTTCTGATATTGAAAATGTAGGTGCCTGCATAGGGGCGTATCAGTTCGTAAATCTGATGTTCGACATTATCTACCATACTTTATCTCCTCCCCTTGCGATGATGTTGTAGTCTCGAACTGTACGATAGATGATAGCTGAAACATCGGCAGCCAGGATAATTATGCCAATCAGGGGAATGGAGCGCCCGACAAATGTTCCGATGTTACGCACCATGACTCGCTTTGCCGTCCATGGAGTGTAACCACCAAGCCATGTTGGCATTGAAATTCCGAAAGGAAACTTTGTTTTTTTAAACACTTTCCTGGCTGCTTTCGATGCATAGGATGTTCCCAGGGTAGCACCTACTGGTTTGGGACGAGTACCAAGATTGTTTCGGCCGGATATTAGCGAAACGACAGCGCCAAAATCTGCCGCACTGACTGGCAGTGTTTTCACAAAAAATCAAAAACAGAACTTCTGCCTCGTTGAGATTAGATTTTCCAGCGTAGAAATAGGTTCCATTTAGCTCTTCTGTCGTGTCCAATTATCAATCCTTTGGTGGGTATATGAGATGGAGGATATGGACTGTTTTGAGGGGCGTCTATAAGTGATTTGTTGATTTTTAAGGGTGGGGATATGTTTATAGTTGGTAAGGATGGTGCAGAAGTTTATGCGTATAGAACTCTGTATGACCAGGGATTGATACGATGAACACGCTCGCCGAGCTTTGCAATTACCTTTTTAAATAATAAATGTACTGAGTAATTTCTAATCCCGTTAGTCAATTGCGGCGAACAGCAGGTTAGTATTGAAGATTTCAGTCATGTAGTGAAAGGCAACCGCATGGCTGCGGTCGGTTTCAACAGACTTCAGGGCGGCGATGCTCTGGTGCTCAGTTAACCGTGCTTTACGCATGACGATCACCTCAGGTCAACGTTATCAGTAAGCTGGAAGATCTCTGAAAGTGAATAGTACGTTTAGCGGAGAATTTTAAAAGCCATGAACGTGCGTTTTATAGACAAAAAATGCGCAATAAACATTCATGCAATTGCCCTGATTCTTATTTAGGAGTAGCCTGTCGTTGATTCTAGTTAAAATATAAGGATATGTGTATGTCAGAATCAGTAATGGTAGTCAATGCAACCGCCCCTCCAATCCCGACCACTTCAACTGCCCCGTTCGTTGGGGGGCCGCCTCTTAATGGCCATATGGAACAATATATTGCCATGCAAATGACACAGGAATGTGAAAATGGCACGTAAACAATAAGAATTATTGATTGGATAAAGGACTATTTGGATAAAAACAAAAATTCTGCGAACATTCATTATTGGTTGCAACGTGCTGCTTATGCAGATGATCGTCGAATCCGGTTTACCTCAGAGATGCTTTGGACAAACTACCAACATGGCAACACTAACTTCAAACCAGAAGATCAGGTTAATCTAAGCGGTTCTGCATTTGGCCCCCTGGCTGCGCTTTATCACTACATTTTTGGCAATGGTGAGTCTATGTCGGTTGAACTAGACCAGTTAAGTTTTGAGTTCACAAGCTCAGCCATGACGCCATTAGAACGGATTCTAAAATCAGATCAGATTGGAACTTTTAACATAACAAATGGCTCATTCGGCTATGATTTCAGGAAGAGTTCTCGTTGGGAGTGGTTGATGTTGGGTGGCATATCGTTGCAAACAACTGGAACAGTGACAATCGATAAAGGCGGAAACTGGACCTACAATGGTGTGGTGTTTGGAACCAAAGATATTTATGACGCAAATAAAGACCCTTCGCGAGGCGGCTTAGGTGAGAAACTAACAGATATACTTAGAGCCACCAATGGAACCAGTTATGACATTTATCTAAAAGGTCAACGTGAAGTCCATATGAAAGGAAAGAAGTAATAGTTGAAAAGGCCATGTGACATGGTCTGGCCTTTTTTTATTCCTCACCGTATTCTACATCATTAAGGTCGGCACACCTCGGCATTGCAACGTATTTTACTCCGGGCCTACTGGTCAATGTAAAAGGCACATAAGCCATAGTGTCTTGTATAGAAACTCGTGAGGTGTCTATTATCACATCTTCTCTCTTTAAATTGAATCCAGGAAAGGCACTGTTCTTCTTGTTAGTAAGGTTAGCAACAACCGATTTAGCTACGACAGAAGGGGTCAAAAACTTGCAAGCATCTTCATCCTCTTTCACGGAATTTCTAAAAGAGTAATCAACGTATAAACTAGCAGCACCAATAAATGCCAAAGATAGTAAACTAATTCCCAATATTTTTTTCATTTGCACTCCAAAATGGTAGTCTTCTAAAAATAATGATAATTACTTACAGCTACATGTAAAGAAAAAAATCTAAATGTTACTCTACGAAGTTTCTATGAGGTAGTTATCCCCTAATCATCTTCAATACCGTATCAATCTACTAAATAAGGTGGCGAACGATAACCGCCAGCTCCCCGCCAATCTTCGCCAGCAGCTGCGGGTCGCGTTCGCTGGCCGGTATGGCGTCCGGGAACGGCAGGATAAACCGGCGGCGGGATACGCCCCCGCTGCGGTCGCTGAAGCGCGTCGGGTTGTTGTTCACCGCCAGTATCATCGCGGGGGTAGAGGTGGACCAGGCATTGTCGTACTTCGGGTCTGTCGCCACTTTGCCGCCACCGCTGATGGCCTTGATGCCCGCGCCATCGCTTTTGGTCGGGGAGGATACTCAGCGAGAAGCCCGCCACGCTGGCGCGCTAAACGGAGATTAATGGCGGCCCAGATAGTGTCCTTTACTGTCTCATTACACTGCTTTTTTGCTGGCTGGCATCACTTTTCAATCTACAACCAGCTGATAATAAAGATAATCATGGTTTTCACAAGACACAAAAAAGCCCGCAAAGCTTTCACTTTGCGGGCTTTCAGGACTTCTGAACGGACGATTCTGGTATCGCCGTCGAAGAATTTGGTGGAGCTGGCGGGAGTTGAACCCGCGTCCGAAATTACTACACCGTCGGCACTACATGCTTAGTCAGTCTTTACATTCGCCGGTCAGCTGCGGACAGACACGCCACTGACAGACTAGCCTGATTAGTTTTAGTGCTTCAGCCCCAGGCAAGGCTTCCACACGATCTCTTTTGGGTTTGACCTCTCTTGATCCCCGTCTTAAGAGCGGAAGCTAGGGAGAGAGGGCTCAGAGCAGGGTATTAAGCTGCTAAAGCGTAGTTTTCGTCGTTTGCGACTATTTTTTTGCGGCTTTTAACGAGGCAAACCGCCCCTCGGCATGCTCCTAGGGCTACGCAAATCCCGTCGAATCCAGAATCAGCCCCAAGTACTGTTTAGCAGTATAACAGCAAAACCTGTCGCTTTACCAGAGGCTTAGCGATTGGCGTGCTTCATAATGCGTGCTTTGTCTAATTTCCACTCACGTTCGATGATGTCATCGCGCTTGTCGTGCTCTTTTTTACCCTTCGCCACGCCGATTTTCAGCTTGGCCCAGGCGTTCTTCCAGTACATCGACAGCGCCACCACGGTGTAACCTTCGCGGTTGACCTTACCGAGGATGGTGTCGAGCTCGCGCTGCTTCAGCAGCAGCTTGCGGCTGCGCGTCGGGTCACACACTACGTGGGTAGAGGCGCCGATCAGCGGCTGGAAGGTGGAGCCGAACAGGTAGGCTTCACCATCGCGCAGCATAATGTAGCTGTCGCTGATGTTGGCCTTACCGGCGCGGAGCGTTTTGACTTCCCATCCCTGGAGCGAAAGCCCGGCTTCGAACTCTTCTTCAATGAAGTATTCGTGGCGGGCGCGCTTGTTCTGGGCAATGGTCGCGGAACCGGGTTTATGTGCTTTTTTCTTTGTCATAGTGCCACTTAGTGTACATGAAACGGTGGTTTTTGGCATCCCCCGTCATCTGCCCTGCGGGGGGAACAGGGTATTCTAGCAGATGCCAGGCTGGAGAGAATTTTTGTTTGATTGTCGTCAATGGTATTATTTAGGTGTTCTATGTATAGACAGGAATCAATATGTCACAGATTAGTCGCTCCGCACTGGTGCCGTTCAGCGCTGAGCAGATGTACCGGCTGGTAAACGACGTGGACAGCTACCCGGCGTTTTTACCAGGTTGTACCGGCAGCCGGGTGCTGGAATCCAGCCCGCAGCAGATGACCGCTTCGGTGGACGTGTCCAAAGCCGGCATCAGTAAAACCTTTGTTACCCGCAATACGCTGACCGACAACCAGAGCATCCAGATGCAGCTGGTTGACGGGCCGTTCCGCAAGCTGAGCGGCGGCTGGCGCTTTACGCCGCTGAGCGACGAAGCCTGCAAAGTTGAGCTGAACCTCGACTTTGAGTTCACCAATATGCTGGTTGAGCTGGCGTTTGGCCGCATCTTTAAAGAGCTGGCCAGCAGCATGGTGCAGGCGTTTACCCAGCGAGCGAAAGAGGTCTACAGTGCCTGATATTGCTGTGGAAGTGGTCTACGCGCTGCCGGAGAAGCAGTATCTCTACAGCGTGAAGGTGGCGGAAGGCAGCAGTGTAGAGCAGGCGATTATCGCCTCCGGTCTGCTGGACCTGCGCAGCGACATCGATCTGCAGCAGAACAAGGTGGGGATATTCAGCCGCCCGGTAAAGCTGCAGGACGAAGTGCAAAGCGGGGACCGCATTGAGATCTACCGGCCGCTGCTGGCCGATCCGAAAGAGCTGCGCCGCCAGCGCGCCGAGCGCGCGGAAAAAAAATAAGGCGCCAGGCGCCTTACTTTTAAACTCTTATCGTCTGCCGACCGTCACCGACGGCGGTTCAGCCTTCTGACTTGCTCAGGGCGGCTTTGTTGTCGATATTGGTCAGCGTGCCGTTGCTGTCAAAGGTCAGCGTCAGGGTCTGCTGCTTCACCGGCTCATGGCCTGGCTGCTGGCGGAACACGTAATACCAGACGTTGCTGCCGAACGGGTCGTGCATCATTGGCGTACCCAGGGCGTAAGCAACCTGCTGCTGGTTCATCCCGGTATGGATCTTGGCAACGTCAGTGGCAACCAGGTAGTTCCCCTGATTGATATCAGGCCGGTAAACCACTCGCTCCAGAGTGGAACATCCGGCGGTCAGCATCAGAGCAACCACCGCCGCAGCAGTCAGCGTTTTACAGCGCATAAGTATATTTATTCCTTTGTGGCTTTGGGTATCCCGGCAGGGCAGGGATAGCGATCGGTTTACGACTACGATACCAGCGTAATATACACGTCATCATTCAGGCGATGATAATAAACCTTTCCGCAGTTTAAAACCTCTGCGAAGCAACGATATGACCACAAAGCGAAAGAAAAGTGCCATCGTCAGGCGGCTAACAGCTCGCGGGCGTTGGCCAGCGTGTTGCGCGTGACCTCGCTGCCGCCCAGCAGACGGGCCAGTTCCTGCAGGCGCGCACGTTTATCCAGCGCGTGCATCTGCGTTTCGGTCATCTCGCCGTCGGTCTGTTTGCTGACGAAGAAGTGCTGGTGCCCGCAGCCCGCCACCTGCGGCAGGTGGGTAACGCACATCACCTGGGTCGACTCGCCGAGCTGGCGCAGCATTTTACCGACCACCGCCGCGGTTGGGCCGCTGATTCCTACGTCCACCTCATCGAAAATCAGCGCCGGCGTGTCCATCTTACGGGCGGTGATCACCTGAATCGCCAGCGCGATGCGCGACAGCTCGCCGCCGGAGGCGACCTTCGCCAGCGGCTGCAGCGGCTGGCCGGGGTTGGTGCTGACGCGGAAGTCGATGCGGTCCGCGCCCTCGGCGGTCAGCTGCTCCGGGTTAAACTGCAGGTCGATGCTGAAGCGGCCGTGCGGCATCGACAGGGTGTGCATGCTTCCGGTGATCAGCTCGCTCAGCTCGGCGGCGAAGTGCGCGCGGCGCTGGTGCAGATCATCGGCGCAGCTCAGCGCCGCGGCGTGGTGTTCGCTCACCGCCTGGCTCAGCTCCTCCTGGTCGCTCTCCTGCTGGTCCAGCGCCTGCTGTTCCGCCAGCAGCTGCTGGTAGAACACCGGCAGCTCTTCCGGCGTGACGTGGTGCTTGCGCGCCAGGTTGATCTGTTTCGACAGGCGCTGCTCCAGCTCGTGCAGGCGGTTCGGGTCGAGATCCAGCCGGTCAACATAGTGGCGCAGCTCGTCGCTGGCTTCGCTAATCTGAATCGCCGCCTCTTCCAGCATGCTGTACACGCCGTTCAGGCGGTCATCCAGCTCGACCAGCTCTTCCATCAGCTGGCGTGCGGTGTACAGCTGGCGTTGCAGGGTGAGGTCTTCACCGTCGGCCAGCATCATCAGCGCCTGCTGGCTGGTTGACAGCAGCTGGCCGCTGTTGGCCAGCCGCTTGTACTCTTCGTCAATCTGCTCGTACTCGCCGCTCACCGGCGCGAACTCGTTAAGTTCTTTTAGCTGGTACTGCAGCAGCTCGCGGCGGGCTTCACGCTCCTGCGCCAGCTGCTGATGGCGGGCGAGGGCGCGGCAGCTCTGGTGCCACTGGCGGTAGCGCTGCGCCATATTCTGCACCAGCAGCGTTTCCCCGGCGTAGGCGTCGAGCAGGGCTTTCTGGTGGTCGGGCTTCAGCAGCAGCTGGTGCGCATGCTGGCCGTGGATCTGAATCAGCGTCTGGCTCAGCTCGCGCAGCTGGGAGAGCGGCACCGAGGTGCCGTTGATAAAGCCGCGCGAGCGGCCGTCGGTGCCGATCACCCGGCGCAGCAGGCATTCGCCGCCGTCGTCAAGGTGGTTATCCTGCAGCCACTGTTGCGCGGTCGGGGTATCTTTCAGCGAGAAACGCGCGCAGATGTCGGCCCGCGCTGCCCCCTGGCGCACCATATCTGCCTCCGCACGGCCGCCAAGGCACAGCCCGAGCGCGTCAATCGCAATCGATTTACCCGCGCCGGTCTCGCCGGTGATCGCCGTCATGCCGCGCTGAAAGTCGATCTCCAGCTCGCGAACAATCGCGAAATTACTGATGGTCAGTTGTGCCAGCATAGTCATCTTCCTGTATAGAAAAACAGATATGGTTTTTCATACAGTATATACTGGTTTTATAACCAGTAAAGATGACAATGCAAAAATCAGAATGATTTTTTTGACCAGCCGAGTTTAGAGCTCAGCGTATTGAAATAGCTGTAGTTTTTCGGGTGAATCAGGTTCAGGTGGTAGTCGCTGCGGCGGATCAGTACGTCTTCCCCTTCCTGGATCGGCAGGGCGATCTGGCTGTCGCAGCTGATCTCCAGGTCGCTGCGCATATGAGAAAAACGCAGCCGGATGGTGCTGCTGCTGTTGATCACCAGCGGGCGCGCCGAAAGCGTGTGCGGGAACATCGGCACCAGTGCGATGGCGTCCAGCGTCGGCGACAGAATCGGCCCGCCGGCGGAGAGCGAGTAAGCGGTGGAGCCGGTTGGGGTGGAGATAATCAGGCCGTCCGAGCGCTGGGAAAACGCAAAGATCTCATCAATGTAGACCTCGAACTCGATCATATGCGCCACCTTGCCGGGGTGCAGTACCACTT
This portion of the Erwinia sp. E602 genome encodes:
- a CDS encoding type VI secretion system tube protein TssD; amino-acid sequence: MAVPVHLFLTDDGGAVIRGSCDVIEREGSIELRSLYHCLTIPTDPATGRVTGTRQHSPFQFTKELDSASPYLFKAVATGQTLRSAEFRFYHINDAGQEVEYYRITLENVKVISVSPVMHDTRNCPGTGHMEEVALCYEKITHLYRDGNLLAHDSWNERPSA
- a CDS encoding DUF1493 family protein, which codes for MVDNVEHQIYELIRPYAGTYIFNIRKVELNRDTDLKSDLSIDELEAEDLMNDFFNKFNVDKGKFNIQTYFPDIPFSLNPFRKTEPVSVPAFTINMLIESAKAGKWLFD
- a CDS encoding lipid II-degrading bacteriocin; translated protein: MDKNKNSANIHYWLQRAAYADDRRIRFTSEMLWTNYQHGNTNFKPEDQVNLSGSAFGPLAALYHYIFGNGESMSVELDQLSFEFTSSAMTPLERILKSDQIGTFNITNGSFGYDFRKSSRWEWLMLGGISLQTTGTVTIDKGGNWTYNGVVFGTKDIYDANKDPSRGGLGEKLTDILRATNGTSYDIYLKGQREVHMKGKK
- the smpB gene encoding SsrA-binding protein SmpB, whose amino-acid sequence is MTKKKAHKPGSATIAQNKRARHEYFIEEEFEAGLSLQGWEVKTLRAGKANISDSYIMLRDGEAYLFGSTFQPLIGASTHVVCDPTRSRKLLLKQRELDTILGKVNREGYTVVALSMYWKNAWAKLKIGVAKGKKEHDKRDDIIEREWKLDKARIMKHANR
- a CDS encoding type II toxin-antitoxin system RatA family toxin, with product MSQISRSALVPFSAEQMYRLVNDVDSYPAFLPGCTGSRVLESSPQQMTASVDVSKAGISKTFVTRNTLTDNQSIQMQLVDGPFRKLSGGWRFTPLSDEACKVELNLDFEFTNMLVELAFGRIFKELASSMVQAFTQRAKEVYSA
- a CDS encoding RnfH family protein, which produces MPDIAVEVVYALPEKQYLYSVKVAEGSSVEQAIIASGLLDLRSDIDLQQNKVGIFSRPVKLQDEVQSGDRIEIYRPLLADPKELRRQRAERAEKK
- the bamE gene encoding outer membrane protein assembly factor BamE; amino-acid sequence: MRCKTLTAAAVVALMLTAGCSTLERVVYRPDINQGNYLVATDVAKIHTGMNQQQVAYALGTPMMHDPFGSNVWYYVFRQQPGHEPVKQQTLTLTFDSNGTLTNIDNKAALSKSEG
- the recN gene encoding DNA repair protein RecN, whose amino-acid sequence is MLAQLTISNFAIVRELEIDFQRGMTAITGETGAGKSIAIDALGLCLGGRAEADMVRQGAARADICARFSLKDTPTAQQWLQDNHLDDGGECLLRRVIGTDGRSRGFINGTSVPLSQLRELSQTLIQIHGQHAHQLLLKPDHQKALLDAYAGETLLVQNMAQRYRQWHQSCRALARHQQLAQEREARRELLQYQLKELNEFAPVSGEYEQIDEEYKRLANSGQLLSTSQQALMMLADGEDLTLQRQLYTARQLMEELVELDDRLNGVYSMLEEAAIQISEASDELRHYVDRLDLDPNRLHELEQRLSKQINLARKHHVTPEELPVFYQQLLAEQQALDQQESDQEELSQAVSEHHAAALSCADDLHQRRAHFAAELSELITGSMHTLSMPHGRFSIDLQFNPEQLTAEGADRIDFRVSTNPGQPLQPLAKVASGGELSRIALAIQVITARKMDTPALIFDEVDVGISGPTAAVVGKMLRQLGESTQVMCVTHLPQVAGCGHQHFFVSKQTDGEMTETQMHALDKRARLQELARLLGGSEVTRNTLANARELLAA